A section of the Chloroflexota bacterium genome encodes:
- a CDS encoding ABC transporter ATP-binding protein, translating to MSAPSGGAAATPAVALRGVQATYVEHGLHVEALHDVNLTVARGEFVSVIGPSGCGKSTMLNLIAGIDRPSTGEIAVNGRSAIGRTGLVAHMPQRDLLLPWRTTLQNAVLGPELRGEPDREARALAQLDRFGLEGFADAYPHMLSGGMRQRAAMLRTILLDRDTLLLDEPFGALDALTRGEMQEWLLGIWTELAKTILFVTHDVEEAIFLSDRVYVMTRRPGTMKLVLAIDLPRPREREMTTSPPFVDAKRTLLHALLAETQG from the coding sequence GTGAGCGCACCGTCCGGCGGCGCCGCAGCGACTCCGGCCGTGGCGCTGCGCGGCGTTCAGGCGACGTATGTCGAGCATGGCTTGCACGTCGAGGCGCTGCATGACGTCAACCTGACCGTCGCGCGGGGCGAGTTCGTGTCGGTGATCGGACCCAGCGGCTGCGGCAAGAGCACCATGCTCAACCTCATCGCGGGCATTGACCGCCCGAGCACCGGTGAGATTGCTGTCAACGGCCGCTCCGCAATCGGCCGCACGGGCCTGGTGGCGCACATGCCCCAGCGCGACTTGCTGCTGCCCTGGCGGACCACGCTGCAAAACGCCGTGCTCGGACCGGAGCTGCGCGGCGAACCGGACCGCGAGGCGCGGGCCCTGGCGCAGCTGGATCGGTTCGGCCTGGAGGGCTTTGCCGACGCCTACCCGCACATGCTCTCCGGCGGCATGCGGCAGCGCGCGGCCATGCTGCGCACGATCCTGCTGGACCGCGACACCCTGCTGCTCGACGAGCCGTTCGGCGCGCTGGACGCCCTGACACGCGGCGAAATGCAGGAGTGGCTGCTGGGCATCTGGACCGAGCTGGCCAAGACGATCCTGTTCGTCACCCACGACGTCGAGGAGGCGATCTTTCTGTCCGACCGCGTGTACGTGATGACCCGCCGCCCCGGCACGATGAAGCTGGTGCTGGCGATAGATCTGCCGCGGCCGCGCGAACGTGAGATGACCACCTCGCCGCCGTTCGTGGACGCCAAGCGCACGCTGCTCCACGCGCTGCTGGCCGAGACGCAGGGGTAG
- a CDS encoding ABC transporter permease, protein MKRLRRQVRDFAPALLLIAGLLAVWEVVSRAVEMPDWLLPAPSDIGASFGEAAPLLGPHVAATVTAAAAGYALALASAVVLAAAIDRWGLARRAIYPLLVTSQTIPTFALAPLLAIWFGFGLLPKVLVVALVCFFPIVVATVGGLRAADKEMLDLVRGMGASDRQLFVKVRLPAAVPSVISGMKIAATYSVIGAVIAEWTGASQGLGLYLLRASNSFQTDQVFAVIAVIALLSIALFGCVELVGRTVAPWTAAKEETAR, encoded by the coding sequence ATGAAACGGCTCCGCCGCCAAGTGCGCGACTTTGCACCGGCGCTGCTCTTGATCGCCGGCCTGCTGGCGGTTTGGGAAGTCGTGTCCCGGGCCGTGGAGATGCCGGACTGGCTGCTCCCGGCGCCCTCGGACATCGGCGCGTCGTTCGGCGAGGCCGCGCCCCTGCTCGGTCCGCACGTCGCGGCCACCGTCACCGCCGCCGCCGCGGGCTACGCCCTGGCCCTGGCGTCGGCCGTCGTGCTGGCGGCGGCGATCGATCGCTGGGGCCTGGCCCGCCGCGCAATCTACCCGCTGCTGGTGACCTCGCAGACCATTCCGACGTTCGCGCTGGCTCCGCTGCTGGCCATTTGGTTTGGGTTCGGCCTGCTGCCCAAGGTGCTGGTTGTGGCGCTGGTGTGCTTCTTCCCGATCGTGGTGGCGACGGTTGGCGGGCTGCGGGCCGCCGACAAGGAGATGCTCGATCTCGTGCGCGGCATGGGGGCCAGCGACCGGCAGCTGTTCGTCAAAGTGCGCCTGCCCGCAGCCGTGCCGTCGGTGATCTCCGGCATGAAGATCGCCGCCACCTACAGCGTCATCGGCGCCGTCATCGCCGAGTGGACTGGGGCCAGCCAGGGGCTGGGACTCTATCTGCTGCGGGCGTCAAACTCGTTTCAGACCGACCAGGTATTTGCCGTGATTGCCGTCATCGCGTTGCTGAGCATCGCGCTGTTCGGTTGCGTTGAGCTTGTGGGCCGCACCGTCGCACCGTGGACGGCGGCCAAGGAGGAGACCGCACGATGA
- a CDS encoding ABC transporter substrate-binding protein produces MMISRRRILGLMLGAAAVPLVAACGEEAKEPASVTLMLDWVPNTNHTGIYVARDFGFYDDENLQVSIVEPGVSGVAQAVAGGAAEFGISFQEEVTLARSEDVPLVSVAAIIQHNTSGFASPADRKIRRPRDFAGKKYGAFGWGPERQVLTALMQCDGGDFNQIEFVDIGAVDYFVAWERGDVDFVWIFEAWDGIRAQLQGFELDYIRLTDLDCIPDYYTPVLATSEAMIAENPDVVQRFVRATARGYELAIDEPSRGADTLIKAVDGIDADLVRASQDWLSPRYAEDVDTWGWQTRDTWQGYANWLVNYDLLARTINPANAFDNSFIENA; encoded by the coding sequence ATGATGATTTCGCGACGCCGGATATTGGGTTTGATGCTCGGGGCCGCCGCCGTGCCGCTGGTGGCCGCCTGCGGCGAGGAGGCCAAGGAGCCGGCATCGGTCACGCTGATGCTGGACTGGGTCCCCAACACCAATCACACGGGGATCTACGTCGCCCGTGATTTCGGCTTCTATGACGACGAAAACCTGCAAGTCTCGATCGTCGAGCCCGGCGTGTCGGGCGTGGCGCAGGCCGTGGCGGGCGGGGCCGCCGAGTTCGGCATCAGCTTCCAGGAAGAGGTGACGCTGGCGCGCTCGGAGGACGTGCCGCTGGTGTCGGTGGCGGCCATCATTCAGCACAACACGTCGGGCTTCGCCTCGCCGGCGGACCGCAAGATTCGCCGCCCGCGCGACTTCGCGGGGAAGAAGTACGGCGCCTTTGGATGGGGTCCCGAGCGGCAGGTGTTGACGGCGCTGATGCAGTGCGACGGCGGCGATTTCAACCAGATTGAGTTCGTGGACATCGGGGCCGTCGACTACTTCGTTGCGTGGGAGCGCGGCGACGTGGACTTCGTGTGGATCTTCGAGGCCTGGGACGGCATTCGCGCCCAGCTGCAGGGATTCGAGCTCGACTACATCCGCCTGACCGACCTCGACTGCATCCCGGACTACTACACGCCGGTGCTCGCGACCAGCGAGGCGATGATCGCCGAGAACCCGGACGTCGTGCAGCGCTTCGTGCGCGCCACGGCCCGCGGCTACGAGTTGGCCATTGATGAGCCTTCGCGCGGTGCGGACACGCTGATCAAGGCCGTGGACGGCATCGACGCGGACCTCGTGCGCGCCAGCCAGGATTGGCTCAGCCCACGCTACGCGGAAGACGTTGACACGTGGGGCTGGCAGACGCGCGACACCTGGCAGGGCTACGCCAACTGGCTGGTGAATTACGACCTGCTCGCGCGCACGATCAATCCCGCCAACGCCTTCGATAACTCGTTCATCGAGAACGCCTGA